The sequence AGATGCTTTGATTGTTTTTTTAAAACTAAGGTTTAGTCCATAGTCAATGTCATTTTTGTGTATTTTGGCAGACTTGCACATTATCATGGTTGTACATGTTTGTTTTCACAAATCTCTATATACATAATCTGCTTCAGTCTGGGCACTTACATGACAGTGTCACTGGATTGTTTTGTTATGTAAAACACTAACATTATTGACATGACACACATATTTAATGAAAAGCTTTACTCTTGGAAATGTTACAACATTATGAAATAATAATTTGCACTCATCAGTATTTTGCAAGTTTTGTAATTTGCGCTCAAACTAAAATGTTGAATGTAGCTTTTTTTGATGAAGACCACAGATCTGGGTTTCCTTGTTTTTTTGTTGCTGTTGTAAAGCTCACACCTCAATAATAATGTCATGAATGCTCTAATAGCAAATGAGGAAAATTATTAGAATCCATAGATTAATTCCACATTTCGATTTGTACCTGTTCATAACATGTAAATTGTCTTAATTGAACGATTGTCCTTCTGTAATGTCAGGCATAGCCTAACACAAGTATTGTCTTTAATGTCGACTTCTTGTTTAGGAAAGTGACATGTCAGGTGTTAAACTGagcaatcaatcaattttattttatatagtccttcgtacatcagctaatatctcgaagtgctgtacagaaacccagcctaaaaccccaaacagctagtaatgcaggtgtagaagcacgcaATGACATCAATGGTAcgtttgtttttatttctttgcaTCCGAAGACGGAATAAATTCAAACATTTTCCAAGCTTGTTGTTCCACTTATATTTCAAACAGTTTTTTGCTACAGATTGGTTGTCAGTATGTCATACAGTAGAGGGCGATGATATTTTATTTTTGTAGCTTGCTTTCCGACGTAGAATCGTATAAATTGATACTGTCCAGTTTAAGGTACGGCCTACCACAAATCCACATACGATATATAGCAAATACTGACGGTAGATCTGCTACGCAATTATATTCAGGCCGCTCCGAAGCTACCCATGAAAATATTAGGGGTCCTACTAGTAGTAAGATGCCGCCAGCCAAGACAGAAAAGCAAAAAGAGCGCAAGCTCTGAGTACTTTGGAGtaaatagctagctaggtagtcaACGGAGTTTCTTATTCTTTCAGGTATAGTGTTTTAGTAAGGAGTTTCTTGATCGGTTGTCTGAATTTACGTGAAGCTGTGCTTCCAGTCGTGATCATTATTTTAAGAGAATGGCTCCAACTATACAAACACAAGCCCAGCGAGACTCAGACGGTCACAGGTAAATCTTTTCTCCGATGTATTTGCTTTGCCGCAACCTAGCTAATGACGGCATGGCTAGTTAGCGATCATCATAATTTACATATGTTCTGACTGTGCCATCATAAGTTACTATTGACATGGGGACTGTGTTACTGCCTTTTTATTCAGTCTCAGCTGAGTGTGTAGCTAACAACACTTGCTTTTTCTATCAACATGTCTAGGAGTTCATCACACAGAACTGTTCCAGAGAGGTATGCTTGCAGTTTGATGTTTCAACAAAAGATATTCAGTTACAATTCAATAAGTATTTTTTAAATGCAAAGGGGGTTGGAGATctctattttttttaacctttatttaactaggcaagtcatttaagaacaaattcttatttacaatgactgcctaccagggaacagtgggttaacttccttgttcaggggcagaacgacagatttttaccttgtaagcttggggattcgatccagcaaccttttggttactgctctaacctctaggctgcctgccgcccgcCCCGTCATTGACAGATCAAAACCCATATGACCATTAGGTGGTTATCTTTAGATTATGAGGATATGTGGCATCAGTGGTTAATAGAACATGTATTTGATGATGACTTCTTCTCTGTACATTTTTTAGATGTGTGCTTCCATGTTTGTCCCAACCATTCTCCCAGGTCCGGCGTGGTCTGTCGGGTAAAGTACTGCAATAGCCTGCCTGACATCCCATTTGATCCCAAATTCATCACATATCCATTTGACCAGCACAGGTAAACACCCTTGTTACTACCAAGTTCCTTCTGCTATAAAGGTCAGTCCAGATTTTGCTGTCTATTAAATGTATTGTTGTTGGAGCCACAGTGTGCAGCTTTTCTTTTCTAAGCCTTCTCCCATAAATACCGATCTGCCACTGACTCTGATGTGACTGGATGTTGCTCTGTCTGGTGTTGACAGGTTTGTGCAGTACAAGGCTACATCGTTAgagaagcaacacaaacatgagCTGCTGACTGAGCCTGACCTTGGCGTCACCATCGACCTCATTAACCCAGACACCTACCGTGTCGACCCCAGCAGTACGTTTCTGAACGACATACACACTGTTATACCACACAGTCAGTATATTTTTGTGGTGGTTACTTGAAGCTTGTGTAGTATTGAATTAGAATCATCCCATCCTTATTTTTCTAGTTCTTCTGGATCCAGCTGATGAGAAGTTATTGGAGGAAGACATCACAGCTCCATCCAGCTCGAAAAGGTTTGGATACAGACTGTGTACCAGTCAATACAGTATATGTGTGACAAATGTAAACTATAATGTTAAGAATGACTTGGAATCTGTGTTATGAGCTCTTTGTTTGTTTTCCTGTAGATCTCAGCAGCACGCCAAGGTGGTCCCGTGGATGAGGAAGACTGAGTACATCTCTACAGAGTTCAATAGATATGGTGTCTCCAATGAGAAGGTGGAAGTCAAGTAAGTGTGACCTAACAAGCTAGCTAACCACCACATTCAGCATATACACTTACCATTTTGTAGTGTTTTCGCTGTTTGTCCCACCCCTTCTATAACCTATGTGTCCTGTCCTTAGGATCGGTGTGTCTGTCAAACAGCAGTTCACAGAGGAGGAGATATACAAGGATCGGGACAGCCAGATTGCTGCTATTGAAAAGACCTTTGAGGATGCCCAGAAACCGGTGAGAGTGCCCCGTGTTTGGCTCTGCACAATTTACTGTGCAATATTCAGTCCAAATAGGTCTTTCAGTAACAACTTCAAAGTCAATGTCCAGCTACACAGAGATGACACAGTTCATTGTATGCTCCTTCTAGTATGATTCATTCCATCACAAACAAAGTTAATGTCGGATCTTATTTGTACCTAAATTGtcgcagcaaaataatcctgcagcaacaggattttaatgtttagtccataatgttgtttgattggtggttaggctattagttgGTCAAAatgaggctacatgaaaagtggtaCACTGTTAATATAGCTGTATAATAtaacaggaaaattctcagcaacaaaagtgatcaaattaagatcctagtATCTGTACATCACACGCTGTGTTCCTCCTCTTTCCCCAGATTGCTCAGCACTACAGTAAACCCAGAGTCACTCCTGTGGAGGTGATGCCTGTGTTCCCTGACTTCAAGGTGAGCATCCATAGCACTCAACAGGACATACAGTATCATTGTGCTGGTCTTGGCTTCCTATCTGCATTATGCCCATGGTCTTTGTTCCTGGGGAGTCATTGGTTCCTGTATCTGTTTCAAGCTGGATGTGTTTCACTGTTGTTGTCTTGCCCTAGTGTGTTGTGGTAAAGAGTAAGCATTTGAATGTTCTGTTTTCTTCTCCCCAGATGTGGATCAACCCGTGTGCTCAGGTAATCTTCGACTCTGATCCTGCGCCTAAAGACATGTCAGCACCCCAGGGTGTGGAGATGATGTCACAGGCCATGATTAGGTGAGGAGAAAACATTGCCacattgtgtgcgtgtgtctgtgattTTCTGTGACCGTCCTGCACTATGACAATTTACATCATGTTCTGAATTGCTTATTGTTGTGACCTGCAGAGGTATGATGGATGAGGAAGGAAACCAGTTTGTGGCCTACTTCCTGCCCAATGAGGAAACGATTCGCAAGCGCAAGAGAGACGTGGATGAGGAGCTGGACTACATGCCTGATGATCTGTGAGTAATCCAAAAAGCATTTACACACTTGAGTAGACAGGACACCAACAATTCTACTGATATGTTAACTATACTATCCCAATAATATTcagttttcacattgtcattgtCTACTTCCTCACACCTACTTGGTTCACCTTGTCCAAGTACAGAACCTTTATGGTGTTGGAATCTCTGAAACACATTTAATGTAACATTGAACTAGATGTGATGAGGAtggtttctttgtattttctagGTATGACTATAAGATAGCCAGGGAGTACAATTGGAACGTGAAGAACAAAGCCAGCAAGGGCTATGAGGAGAACTACTTCTTTATCTTCAGAGACGGAGATGGAGTCTACTACAATGAACTGGAGACCAGGTAACCACTGGCTGGAGTGGGGGATCTCAAAGTGGGGGTCTGTTGGGTTTACTGTAACAGGAGGTGACGTGGGTTTCTCTTGGAAGAATCACATGATTCTGGTAGATTTGTATTTTCTAGGGTGGGTTTAGTTAGTTTGTTTTGGCCTGAGGACACCACCTGTGAAGGTTGTTGTTCTGACTGTGTTGTCCTGGATTGCAGAGTGAGGCTGAGTAAGAGGAGAGCTAAGGCTGGAGCCCAGTCTACTACAAACGCTGTGCTGGTGTGTAAGCACAGAGACATGAACGACAAGGAGCTGGAAGCACAGGTGAAACTGCTAGTCAGGCCCTCCTTTGGGGGGGGGTCACCTTCCTTTGATTACTTTTGTTTTCTACACTGAGCATTACTTTCAATCTGTGGAAACTACTGTGTTTACTTAATAAGTGGACCTCAACGCTGATAGAGATGAACAGGTAGTGCTGGACATAAGCAGAAAAGTGTACATTTGCGAACATCTAAATAATCAGAGTAATAACGACATCTGTCTTTGTGTCTTAGGACGCGCGTAAGGCTCAGCTGGAGAACCATGAACCAGAGGATGAAGAAGAGGACATGGACTTGGGTAAACTGCAGGACTCTGGtcagtctcccccctctctgtcctccccaaTGTTTACTACTGTGTCTGCAGAGTCTCTGTTTACGACTGCCTCTTAGATCCATATGAACTAATTGTCTGTATCTCTTTGTCTCCAATCCCAGGTGATGAGAAGGAGAAAGGCAGCGAGAGTGAGGCAGACAACTCTGACAGTGACTCTGACAGGGAGGATGAGGATCGAAAGCGGAGTGGAGCTGAGAATGATGATGACGAGGAGGGAGCGAAACGGAGGAGGAAGGCCAGTGGTAGCGGCAGTGAGAGTGGCGAGGAGGAGGTCAAGCTGGCAGATGAGGTGGAGATCTTCGGTAGCGATGACGACAGTGATAACGATGATAACGAGCCCAAGAATGGAGCAGCCCGGAGCAGTGGGGAGGAGGGCAGTGGgagcgaggaggaggagaaggagagccaTAGGGAAAGGAGTAGGAGTGGCAGCGTGTCTCCGGCCCACAGTAGCGGTAGTGACCACTCAGAGGGTGGCCGTGCCCAGAGCGGGAGTGGCAGTGAGCAGGCCTCAGATTCCAGCGATGGCAGTGACAGTGAATAAGAGCCTAGGCCTTCTTACCGTGACAACGCTGGCACTCTATGCCTTACCCCCGAGCTCCAGCCAGCCCAGACTCACGAGTCCCACCCTCAGAACAGCCCTGTCTTTACAGAGGCCAGCATCTCATTCCTGTTGAGAGTTAGTCTGCTACTTTTTTTAGGAGAGACACAATCTCTAAGGGACTACTACAAAGCTTTTGGGTACCTGTAAATGCCAGTTACTCAAATGTCAGACTTTTGCTCATAGATATAGTTGGAGCCACTATCTTAGTAGTTTTGTGTACAGGACATGCTTCATTGAACACAATTATTTCCTACCAACAACATATTTAGTGTGTTCTTTTAAGCCTGagtttcttttcttttttgtcTCACTCAATATGAGGCACTTAGTGGTGTGAAgcaaattaaataaaataaaaaatattctgtAGACTTTTCTTGTGCATAAATCTATTAAATGTAGTTTTTTTGTCCTTAGCGTTTGAGGATTCAATGCATTATAAATGTAATTGGAACAGCCAATAAAATGTGGGATAGTTTTGTAAGGaaaagtaataaaaaaaataaaaaaaatgtttatgagTTAACTTTCAAAAGAACATTATTTTTCTGCCCATTTCTTGTTTCCCACTCAAACTACTACAATGAACCTGTATAAGTTCAGTTGTGACGGAAACTTCTTAACATTTAGACATTGTAAATAAATGGTAGTAGCTGACTTGACAACATTTATGCCTGTATGTTTCTTATACTGCTAACAGTTACCCTCTCCAAAGTCCCCTGTTTTTAGATGAACATGTATTCCTGGAAACATTTTCCTTCTGACATAGTAATaatgtagcctggtcctagatctgtttggcCTATTAGCAACTCTTTGTCACTCATTGGCATGACAATTCCACGAGGAGTTAAGAGAGCAGAAACTGGCAACCAGGCTAGTAGTAATGGTTTGAGTATAACTAAGGAATAAGAATGCAATAACATAAGTGACAATAAAAGCAATTTATTGCAAACTGGTAATGAAGATCATGTTGCACTTTTGCCAACATGAACACACGTGTCTGTTCAGCGAAAGAAAGACAGTTTGTTTATCAGCCACTCTTCAGACAAGTCATCTATGTTTCGTGTCTCAAAAACCTATTGAGAATAAAGGGGTAGGAGGATCAGGCTTAACATGCTTATTTTCTGAACATTTTCTATTATAACTTCTCTATTTTGTGAGTTTAGGGTTGGGCTTATGTTCAGATCATTATTATCAGTCAATACTCGAAACGGACAATAGTCCTGACCTTTGTGAGCTCTGCTGCGGAGACTAGTTGGTTCTTGCTTCCTGCGTACATCATTTGCTGCTCAGGCTTGCACCCTGTTGAGATGAGGAGGGTGCATAAGCTACAGATGTCTGTCCACTGAACCTTTTTGATCTCCATATGGTAAACACTGATTGAATCTCATTTCTACTTTCAATTATCAACCCTTACTACcttcaaaaagttattttgtgcaAAGGGATGTTGCAGTACAGTAATGCTAATCCTTCACTCAATTGGCTGTTCACTGAATTAGGGTGGTTTACTCACCAACTGGACTTGAGAATATGAAACACAGCGGGTAGGACACCCTGCCATCTGTATGGGCGTATTTGTAGCTGTAAACAATGAATGT comes from Salvelinus alpinus chromosome 21, SLU_Salpinus.1, whole genome shotgun sequence and encodes:
- the LOC139548073 gene encoding RNA polymerase II-associated factor 1 homolog isoform X1, with the translated sequence MAPTIQTQAQRDSDGHRSRSSSHRTVPERSGVVCRVKYCNSLPDIPFDPKFITYPFDQHRFVQYKATSLEKQHKHELLTEPDLGVTIDLINPDTYRVDPSILLDPADEKLLEEDITAPSSSKRSQQHAKVVPWMRKTEYISTEFNRYGVSNEKVEVKIGVSVKQQFTEEEIYKDRDSQIAAIEKTFEDAQKPIAQHYSKPRVTPVEVMPVFPDFKMWINPCAQVIFDSDPAPKDMSAPQGVEMMSQAMIRGMMDEEGNQFVAYFLPNEETIRKRKRDVDEELDYMPDDLYDYKIAREYNWNVKNKASKGYEENYFFIFRDGDGVYYNELETRVRLSKRRAKAGAQSTTNAVLVCKHRDMNDKELEAQDARKAQLENHEPEDEEEDMDLGKLQDSGDEKEKGSESEADNSDSDSDREDEDRKRSGAENDDDEEGAKRRRKASGSGSESGEEEVKLADEVEIFGSDDDSDNDDNEPKNGAARSSGEEGSGSEEEEKESHRERSRSGSVSPAHSSGSDHSEGGRAQSGSGSEQASDSSDGSDSE
- the LOC139548073 gene encoding RNA polymerase II-associated factor 1 homolog isoform X2, coding for MAPTIQTQAQRDSDGHRSSSHRTVPERSGVVCRVKYCNSLPDIPFDPKFITYPFDQHRFVQYKATSLEKQHKHELLTEPDLGVTIDLINPDTYRVDPSILLDPADEKLLEEDITAPSSSKRSQQHAKVVPWMRKTEYISTEFNRYGVSNEKVEVKIGVSVKQQFTEEEIYKDRDSQIAAIEKTFEDAQKPIAQHYSKPRVTPVEVMPVFPDFKMWINPCAQVIFDSDPAPKDMSAPQGVEMMSQAMIRGMMDEEGNQFVAYFLPNEETIRKRKRDVDEELDYMPDDLYDYKIAREYNWNVKNKASKGYEENYFFIFRDGDGVYYNELETRVRLSKRRAKAGAQSTTNAVLVCKHRDMNDKELEAQDARKAQLENHEPEDEEEDMDLGKLQDSGDEKEKGSESEADNSDSDSDREDEDRKRSGAENDDDEEGAKRRRKASGSGSESGEEEVKLADEVEIFGSDDDSDNDDNEPKNGAARSSGEEGSGSEEEEKESHRERSRSGSVSPAHSSGSDHSEGGRAQSGSGSEQASDSSDGSDSE
- the LOC139548074 gene encoding glia maturation factor gamma-like encodes the protein MSSSLVVCEVDESLKEKLKKFRFRKETNNAAILMKIDMAKQLVILEEEYEDISLDDLRNELPERQPRFIVYSYKYAHTDGRVSYPLCFIFSSPVGCKPEQQMMYAGSKNQLVSAAELTKVFETRNIDDLSEEWLINKLSFFR